In Nymphaea colorata isolate Beijing-Zhang1983 chromosome 3, ASM883128v2, whole genome shotgun sequence, a genomic segment contains:
- the LOC116251167 gene encoding actin-related protein 2/3 complex subunit 3, with translation MVYHSSFVNEEGITKACGCPLLPLKSHIKGPAPVSDQGALDIVDEAITFFRANVFFRNFDVKSSADKLLIYLTLYINIALKRLEGCRTLAEGTKAIINLGLEKVPVPGEPGFPFGGLFAPPESQEEAELFRNYLKQIREETSGRLLSCTYRSNGTPNKWWLAFSKRKFMNIIVPHDPPDGSRRLNTSMGRLHMGDDSHSGRFRKIQ, from the exons ATG GTTTACCACTCAAGTTTTGTGAATGAAGAAGGCATTACTAAGGCTTGTGGTTGCCCGCTTCTTCCATTGAAAAGCCACATTAAGGGCCCTGCACCCGTTTCAGATCAAG GTGCACTTGACATTGTGGATGAAGCAATCACCTTTTTCCGTGCCAATGTTTTCTTTAGGAACTTTGATGTCAAAAGTTCAGCCGACAAGCTCCTGATTTATTTGACCCTCTACATCAATATAGCTCTCAAAAGACTTGAGGGATGTCGAACATTAGCAGAAGGCACCAAGGCTATCATCAACCTAGGGCTTGAGAAGGTTCCCGTGCCTGGAGAACCTGGGTTTCCATTTGGTGGCCTTTTTGCACCGCCAGAGTCTCAGGAAGAAGCAG AGCTGTTCCGGAACTATTTGAAGCAGATCAGAGAGGAAACCAGCGGCAGATTGTTGAGCTGTACTTACAGATCGAATGGCACTCCAAACAAATGGTGGCTAGCTTTCTCCAAGAGGAAATTCATGAACATTATTGTCCCACACGACCCTCCAGATGGCAGTCGTCGGCTAAACACGTCAATGGGAAGGTTACATATGGGTGATGATAGCCACTCAGGCAGGTTCCGGAAGATACAGTAG
- the LOC116251462 gene encoding uncharacterized protein LOC116251462 has protein sequence MSDEANRAAFLELQGRMIETTGKLKQVQMQMRSKETDKKRAFLTLEELQQLSDDTNTYKSIGKAFVLEPKSAMIKEQEQKMQDSEAAIASLQTSKDYIEKQISEVENNLRELLAQDPGLARQIMSMTV, from the exons ATGAGCGACGAGGCGAACCGAGCG GCGTTCCTTGAACTTCAAGGACGGATGATAGAGACAACGGGAAAACTGAAGCAG GTACAAATGCAAATGCGCAGTAAAGAAACAGACAAAAAGCGAGCTTTCCTTACACTCGAGGAGCTGCAACAATTATCTGATGATACAAATACATACAAATCCATAG gAAAAGC ATttgttttggagccaaaatctGCGATGATAAAAGAGCAGGAACAGAAGATGCAAGATAGTGAAGCTGCTATAGCCTCATTGCAG ACTTCGAAGGATTATATAGAGAAACAGATATCGGAGGTGGAGAACAACCTACGAGAACTGTTGGCACAAGATCCTGGTCTGGCTCGTCAGATAATGTCTATGACCGTTTGA
- the LOC116249564 gene encoding auxin efflux carrier component 2, translated as MITGGDIYNVFAAVVPLYVAMFLAYGSVKWWKIFTPDQCSGINRFVAVFAVPLLSFHFISTNNPYAMDFKFITADSLQKLAILVVLTLWVWFGKNGSLDWMITIFSLSTLPNTLVMGIPLMRGMYGDFSASLMVQVVVMQSLVWYTLMLFMFEYRGAKILIVEQFPETAGSITSFKVDSDVVSLDGRDALQADAEIGEDGKLHVTVRKSSSSRSALSAYRHHHGLSSITPRASNLTGVEIYSLQSSREPTPRGSSFNHTDFYNMLKMPGSGGGFLQSPRQSNFQTTDIYSVNSSKGPTPRTSNFEEDVMRFGKHRSHKSNDFSGGGRRKMSGDFQVRSPNRKFGEPAPKELHMFVWSSSASPVSEANLHHAVNKGGSSDFGALTDSKSKVSSVVQDSGESFGTAGKTVADGENGLQRDLEIEGSCSPRAKMADGVDLQKNPEIGLEKVKNTQMPPASVMTRLILIMVWRKLIRNPNTYSSILGLTWSLVAYRLNIKMPTIVQGSISILSDAGLGMAMFSLGIFMALQPKIIACGRATATFAMAVRFLTGPAVMAATSISIGLRGVLLHVAIVQAALPQGIVPFVFAKEYSLHPDILSTGVIFGMLIALPITILYYILLGL; from the exons ATGATTACCGGAGGAGACATCTATAATGTATTTGCAGCGGTGGTGCCTCTCTATGTAGCCATGTTCCTGGCCTACGGCTCGGTGAAATGGTGGAAGATCTTCACCCCCGACCAATGCTCAGGCATAAACAGGTTCGTCGCCGTCTTCGCCGTCCCCCTCCTATCGTTCCACTTCATCTCCACCAACAATCCCTACGCCATGGACTTCAAATTCATCACCGCCGATTCTCTTCAGAAACTAGCCATCTTGGTGGTCCTCACCCTGTGGGTTTGGTTCGGCAAGAACGGCAGCCTGGACTGGATGATCaccatcttctctctctctactctcCCCAACACCTTGGTCATGGGCATCCCTCTGATGAGAGGCATGTATGGCGATTTCTCCGCTAGCCTGATGGTCCAGGTTGTGGTGATGCAGAGCCTTGTGTGGTACACCCTCATGCTGTTCATGTTCGAGTATAGGGGTGCCAAGATACTGATCGTGGAACAGTTTCCAGAGACAGCCGGCTCCATTACTTCCTTCAAGGTGGATTCTGATGTGGTATCCCTGGATGGGAGGGACGCCCTTCAAGCAGATGCAGAGATTGGAGAGGATGGCAAGCTTCACGTCACTGTTCGAAAGTCATCGTCCTCGAGGTCTGCACTCTCCGCCTACAGGCATCACCACGGCCTCAGCTCGATAACACCGAGAGCCTCGAACCTAACAGGAGTCGAGATCTACTCTCTTCAATCATCGAGAGAGCCCACGCCAAGAGGTTCCAGTTTCAACCACACAGATTTCTATAACATGCTGAAGATGCCTGGGAGTGGAGGCGGGTTTCTGCAGAGTCCCCGCCAATCCAATTTCCAGACGACTGACATATACTCTGTGAACTCTTCGAAGGGGCCGACCCCAAGGACATCGAATTTTGAGGAGGATGTGATGAGGTTTGGGAAGCATAGGTCTCACAAAAGCAATGACTTTAGTGGTGGTGGTAGGAGAAAGATGTCCGGTGATTTCCAGGTGAGATCTCCAAATAGAAAGTTTGGTGAACCTGCTCCTAAGGAGCTCCATATGTTCGTTTGGAGCTCGAGTGCTTCTCCTGTTTCTGAAGCAAATCTCCACCACGCAGTGAACAAAGGTGGTTCCAGTGATTTTGGGGCTCTGACTGACTCGAAATCAAAAG TGAGTTCAGTAGTGCAAGATTCAGGAGAAAGTTTTGGGACGGCCGGCAAGACTGTTGCAGATGGAGAGAATGGCTTGCAGAGAGACCTGGAAATTGAGGGGAGTTGCAGTCCTCGTGCAAAGATGGCAGATGGCGTTGATCTGCAGAAGAATCCAGAGATTGGGCTGGAGAAGGTCAAGAACACGCAGATGCCTCCAGCAAGTGTGATGACAAGATTGATTCTCATTATGGTGTGGAGGAAGCTGATCAGAAACCCAAACACCTATTCCAGCATCCTTGGTTTGACTTGGTCCCTTGTGGCCTACAG GTTGAACATTAAAATGCCAACGATCGTACAAGGATCCATTTCAATCCTTTCTGATGCAGGCCTAGGAATGGCTATGTTCAGTCTAG GTATCTTCATGGCGTTGCAGCCAAAGATAATAGCGTGTGGGAGGGCGACTGCAACCTTCGCCATGGCTGTCAGGTTTCTAACTGGCCCAGCGGTCATGGCTGCCACATCCATCTCCATTGGCCTCAGGGGTGTCCTCCTCCATGTTGCCATTGTTCAG GCAGCTCTCCCACAAGGAATCGTTCCCTTTGTGTTTGCAAAAGAGTACAGTCTTCACCCTGACATCCTTAGCACTGG GGTCATTTTTGGTATGCTGATTGCTTTGCCCATAACCATACTCTACTACATCTTACTTGGCCTGTAG
- the LOC116251452 gene encoding nucleotide-sugar uncharacterized transporter 2-like, with the protein MLCSRNMINFFIRKDVRKILKRKDSDAGERGRALEELRSSLFSELRTSEGARRQQQRICGPTVALTFNFLVSVGIIMVNKMVLSKVGFNYPIFLTFIHYLVSWLFMATLNVLSLLPAAPSAKTTPLSSLVALGTVMSLSNGLANVSLKYNSVGFYQMAKIAVTPTIVLAEFMVFRKCVSCSKVIALAFVSIGVAVATVTDLQFHLFGACIALAWIIPSAVNKILWSRLQQQDNWTAMALMWKTTPITLLSLVGLMPWLDPPGVLSFNWSYSNTSAILLSAALGFLLQWSGALALGATSATTHVILGQFKTCVILLGGYLIFHSNPGPVSISGAITALGGMSVYTYLNVHEAHQVSVKSTRQLSLKSKLSKENSQCYDRNDEESV; encoded by the exons ATGCTTTGCAGTAGGAATATGATCAATTTCTTTATAAGAAAAGATGTTAGAAAGATACTCAAGCGTAAAGACAGTGATGCTGGTGAAAGAG GTCGTGCTCTTGAAGAGCTACGATCTTCACTTTTCAGCGAGCTCCGAACATCAGAAGGTGCAAGGCGTCAGCAACAAAGGATATGTGGGCCTACAGTGGCACTCACATTCAATTTCTTGGTCTCGGTCGGGATTATTATGGTCAACAAAATG GTCCTCAGCAAGGTTGGGTTCAATTATCCAATTTTTCTTACGTTCATCCACTATCTAGTCAGCTGGCTTTTTATGGCAACCCTAAATGTATTGTCGCTTCTCCCTGCTGCCCCTTCTGCAAAAACTACTCCATTGTCTTCCTTAGTTGCTCTAGGAACTGTCATGTCTCTCTCCAATGGCCTTGCTAATGTCAGCTTGAAGTATAATAG TGTGGGATTCTACCAGATGGCTAAGATTGCAGTGACTCCAACTATTGTGCTGGCAGAATTCATGGTGTTTAGAAAATGTGTTTCTTGCTCAAAG GTAATAGCACTCGCTTTCGTATCTATTGGTGTGGCTGTGGCAACTGTTACAGATTTGCAGTTCCATCTTTTTGGGGCTTGTATAGCATTAGCGTGGATAATTCCTAGTGCTGTCAACAAGATTCTTTGGTCCAGATTGCAGCAACAAGATAACTGGACTGCAATGGC GTTAATGTGGAAGACAACACCAATAACTTTGCTTTCGTTGGTTGGCTTGATGCCTTGGCTTGATCCGCCTGGGGTGTTGTCATTCAATTGGAGCTACTCTAATACATCAGCTATATTGTTGTCTGCTGCATTAGGCTTCTTGCTGCAGTGGTCTGGTGCTTTGGCTCTTGG GGCAACTTCTGCAACTACTCATGTTATTTTGGGACAATTCAAAACATGTGTCATTCTTCTTGGAGgatatcttatttttcattctaaCCCTGGGCCTGTAAGCATCTCTGGAGCCATCACCGCCCTTGGTGGTATGTCTGTGTATACCTATCTCAATGTGCATGAGGCTCATCAAGTGTCAGTCAAGTCTACTAGACAATTATCATTGAAATCCAAATTGAGCAAAGAAAATAGTCAGTGCTATGATCGGAATGATGAAGAATCTGTCTAG